TTCATCGCGTTGGTGATCTGGCGGCGGATCGACTTGATGGTGTCGTCTTTGACGCTGTAACCGGTCTTAAACACCTTCGGATGAATGGTCTTCACCTTCGACAGAACGCCTTCGAGACCGTTCTGGTCAACCGATTCGTAGTTTCCGACCAGCACCGCATAGCTGGTGTACGAAACGTCGTTCATGTACTTCATCTTCTTCGGGCCGCCGTAACGGTCGTAGCCCTTGCCGACCACGGTGTCGGTGTAGTCGTACTTTTGATGCCAGACGTAAGCTTCGAGGCCGAAGTCTTTGCGAAGCTCGAGCACCAGGTCGTTGGCGTCCTTTTCGGCACCGGTACCGGTGAAGCTGGTCGCCATGATCATCCAAGGGCCATTCGCTTCGGTCAGTTCGTACTTCTTCTCAGTGCTCGCTTCCACACGCTGGAATGGAATCAGGCTGGCCCAAGGAGGCGCGGCCCAGGTTGTCGAAGCAGCAGCGGCAACCAGGGCGATCGCAAGAGCCTGGCGCAAATTAGTGTGGACAAACATCCTTGCTTGTTCCCCTCATTTGACAACAATACGTCGGCGCCGGTCCGAGCCTGGACCGGTTTCGTGTCGGGGAACAGTAGCAAGTCGGTGTCGGTCACGACAAGGCGAATCTTGAGAGAAAACGCCCCGAATTCAGACGATCTCTCCGCTAGACTGCTAGCGGAGTGGTTTTCATGGCAAGTCGGATCGGTACACCGAATCTAAAATCTGGTCGTTGGACCATCCGTCTCACGCAGATAGCGACTTCGCTTAGGCTTCGACCAGTTCCGACAAGCCAATCAACTGGCGAGCCTTTTCGACCAGTTCACCGTAGCGTGGTTTCGAGACCTGAGCGTCGACGCCGACTTGCAGGCCCTTCTTCTGATTGTCTTTGGAAACCAGCGACGAGAAGATCAGGATCGGAATGCGTGCCAGGACTGGGTGCATCCGCAGGTTCTTGGCCAGGCTGAAACCGTCCATGCGTGGCATTTCGATATCGGTAATCAAAATGCCAACCTTATCGAGGATCGAATCAACTGTTTCGTCTTCGGCGAGTGCTTCCAGGTATTCCCAGGCAGCCTGACCATCGACAAAGCCATGGATGTTCGAGAAGCCTGACTCCTGCAGGTGATCTTGAATCATCTCCGAGATCATCCGCGAGTCTTCGGCGAAGACAACAGGAATGTTCGGAGCGTCGATCCGGTTGACACCGGGCAAGGTTTCGTCGCTGATGCCGGCAACTTCGGTTCCGATCGACTCGAAATCGAGGATCTGGACCAGTTTGCCATCAATCAACACTACACTGGTGATCGGGGCGTTCATGCCCAACGTGTTTGGCAGCGGTCGTGTTGCTTTCCAGCTCACGCGATAAATGCGATGGACGCGATTAACACGGAAGGCGAGGGGACGCTGGTTGAATTCCAGCAGCAGCAAACAATCGGTTTCGTGCGAGGCGGCTTCTTCTGCGTCGCCATACAGGAAATGGCCCAGGTTGATCAGCGAGACCACGTCTTGGCGAATGCGGACGACACCTTCGATCGAAGGGTGACCTTCGGGAAGGCTGGTCACCTTCGTGATGCCCAGAACCTCTTTCACTTTGGCGACATTCACGCCGAAGGTTTGGCCACCGACTTCAAAGACCAGAATTTCTGCTTCGTTGGTGCCTGCTTCCAGCAGAATGCCGGTATTGATTCCGATTTTAGATGCTTGTGATGTCATGATTTCGCTGCTGCCCACTAAGACCGACTTTGGAGAACGTTCGCCGAAAACGGTTGATTCAACGATCTTCTAATCGGAAAGCTAGCACACAGATGCTAGCATTTTTGATGGGCAGCGAAATTTGCCAATTGGATCGATTAAACGATCGATCCGAAGATACCGTGCGAAGCGGCACGATCGATTTTGACCTGGTAACGCTGGCCAATTTCGACCTTCGATCGGTCCACAAAGGTCTGAGCGTACCGGCAAGACGTTCCGGTTGCCAAAAGCGGATTGTCACGATCTTCCGCTTCAATCAGCACGTCCAGCGTATCCCCGACAAGGCTCTGGTAATAAGCCTCGCGGGTGCGGTCTTCCACAGCGGCAAGTCGGGCACGACGGTCCGACTTCACGTCGCCAGGGACCTGGTCGATCATCTCGGCGGCCGGGGTTCCCTTGCGGGGGCTGAAAGGGAAGATATGAATCTTCGAGAATCCGACCGTTTCCGAAACTGCGCAGGTCTCGAGGAACTCTTCTTCGGTCTCGCCAGGGAAACCGACGATGATATCGGTCGAAATTGAAGGCTTGTCGAGCGAATCTTGCAGCAACTTGCAGCGATCAACAAAACGCTGACTGCCCCAGCGGCGACGCATCCGCCGCAGCACCGAGTCCGATCCGCTTTGCATCGAGATATGCAGGTGCGGACAGATCTTGTCGGGGTACTGAGCCATCACTTCGATTAGCTCTTTGGTGACTTCGGTGGCCTCGATGCTGGACAATCGGATTCGGAAGTCCGCGTCGATTTGCGAAAGCTGGGCCATCAACTGGGCCAGGCGAACCCAATCGGTTTTCGGCTTCCCTTTGTTCAGGTCGACCCCGTAGTGTCCCAGATGGATACCGGTCAGCACGATCTCGCGGAATCCGTTCTCGGCCAGACGTCGGACTTCGTCGACAATCTCTGTCGAAGGACGGCTGTACATCTCGGGGCGGACGTAAGGGATGATGCAAAAACTGCAGCGAAGAAGGCAACCATCTTGCACCTTCACGTACGCACGGTGCCGATCGCCAAAGCGAGAAATGCCATCCGGGATGTCGATCACACCCATGCGGCCCAGAAGGTCTGGGATCTCGCGTTTGTCAGTGACGACTTCGGAAACGTTGGGGAGCTGTTTCAGCTCTTCCGGGGCCCGGGTCGCATAGCAGCCCATCACCACGATCCGCGAGTTTGGGTTGTCCCGAGCCAGGCGACGAATGGCCTGGCGGCTCTTGGAATCCCCCTCGTTGGTGACCGTGCAGGTATTCACCACGCACACATCGGCCGATTCCGCATCTACCGCGTCTCGGTAGCCACCGCGTACCAATCCCTCGCGAACGAGTTCGGTTTCGTATTGGTTGACCTTGCACCCTAGCGTCAGGGTCTTCAGCTTGAGATCGCTCATCGGCAGACAGATCTGGGACGTGGCAACGCCCCATGAAAGACGGAGATTACAGGGGAATCCCCGATTTTAGCACTCCGGCTCGATCGTGGAAGACATCGAACCCCGACAACGGGCAATCAGTTCGTCCTTGCCATAGGCATGGATCTGGTCCCGTTTCAGCTCGGCGTGCTCTTTGGTGGTCGTCAGACAGATCGCTTTTCCATCAGCATCGACCGTTTTGGCGATCTCGAACCCCTTTTCAACCGGGTGGCCGAACAGTTCGTGCATCATAAGGATGACGTATTCGTAGGTGTGGTCGTCGTCGTTCCACAGCACCACATGGTACCGCGGTTGACGCTTCGGTTTTGGCTTCTTCTTCGGCTTCGACTTCGTTCTGACGATAGTCTCTTCCTGAGGTTCAGCTACGGACGTATTGGAGTCACCCACGGGCAAAATCTCAAAAATCAACGGGAAAAGGGCCCAATAAGAAACCTCGAATTGATCGCGGGGGGCCCCTGTGCAATGTCCATTTCCTGCGAGTCGTATTATATTGTACGGCTTTGCGGGTCGGAAGTTAATTTCGGCGTTTCCCGACGCAAAGCCGGTCTCGCTCACGTTCGATTGGATAAGACATGCCGGATCTGAAAACTTTTCTGGAAGAGAACCGCGAAGCCTTCGTCGAGTCGCTGAAAGAGCTGCTCCGAATTCCCAGTGTTAGCACCGACAGTCGGCATAAAGGTGACGTGAAGGCCGCTGCCGAGTGGGTGGCAGATCGCTTCCGAGAACTTAACTTCGAGACGCAAGTGATTCCCACCGAGGGACATCCGATCGTCTTCGCACAAAGCCCACCAGTTCCCGGCAAACCAGTAGCCCTGGTTTATGGACACTATGACGTCCAGCCTCCAGAACCACTTGAGCTGTGGACGACCCCCCCGTTTGAACCCACGGTCCGTGACGGCAACATCGTCGCCCGAGGGGCCACCGACGATAAAGGCCAGATGCTGACTCATGTTTTGGGAGCGATGGCCTGGATGAAATCGGTCGGCGAGCTGCCGATCCAGGTTAAGTTCCTTATCGAAGGGGAAGAGGAAATCGGTAGTGCCAGCCTCGGTCCATTCATCGAGCAAAACAAAGAGCTGCTGGCCAACGATGTGGTCGTGATCAGCGACTGTAGCCAATTCGGCCCAGGCCAGCCTGCGATTACCTACGGGCTGAAGGGGATCGCTTACTTTGAATTGAAGCTGACCGGTCCGAACCGTGACCTGCACAGCGGAACGTTCGGCGGCAGTGTGCGTAACCCAGCCAATACGCTCTGCACTATGCTGGGCTCGCTGGTCGACGAACATGGTTGGATTCATATCCCTGGCTTCTACGACGACGTGAAGCCGCTGACCGGGGACGAACGCGAGAACTTCGCGGAACTGCCATTCGATGAAGAGAGCTTTAAGAAGCAACTCGGTATCGACGCGGTCCATGGCGAAGAAGGTTACACGACGCTCGAACGCCGTTGGGCTCGTCCAACCCTCGATATCAATGGCCTGACCAGTGGTTACCAGGGGGAAGGCGCCAAGACCGTTCTGCCGGGCGTCGCTTCGGCCAAGTTCAGTTGCCGCCTGGTTCCGGATCAGTGCCCTGACAAGATCGCAGCTGCTCTGCGTGAACATCTCACCAAGATCTGCCCTCCAGGTATGAAGATGGAGTTGACGGCACATCATGGTTCGCCTGGTTTTGTGGTATCGACCGATAGCCCCTACATCCAGGCTGCGAAGGATGCCATCGAACAGGGCTTCGGCAATGCTCCTGTCTTGATTCGTGAAGGTGGATCGATTCCGATCGTTGCCAACTTTGCCGAACAATTGAAGTCGGACGTATTGCTGCTGGGCTGGGGCCTGGATGACGATAACACCCACAGCCCGAACGAAAAATTCAACCTCGGCGACTTTCAGCGTGGCATCGAAGCCAGCGCTCTGCTCTGGGCGGAAATCGCAAAAATCACCAAGTAGGATTCAACCAAAAAGACCTCACCCATGCTCGACCGGAAGTTTGTTGTCGAAAACGTCGAACTCGTAAAGAAGAACTGCGTCAATCGTGGCGTTCAGGCAGACGTCGACCAAGTCGTCTCGCTGGAAACGTCACGTAAGGCCAAGCTGCAGGAAGCAGAAGAGTTCAATCGCCAGGCCAACGAGATCAACAAGTCGATCGGCAAGGCCTCAGCCGAAGATCGTCCGAAGATCGTGGCCGAAGGCAAACGCCTGCGAGAATTGAAAGACGCGGCTTCGACCGAAGTCGATTCGCTCGAAGCTCAGATCGTCGACATCCTGCGGATCATTCCGAACCTGACACATCCCGACGCTCCGATCGGGGAAGATGATAAAGCGAACCTCGAACTGCGCCGCGGTGCGACTGAAGCCCGTAAGTTCGACTTCCCGGTCCTCGACCACGTCGAACTGGGCGAAAAGCTTGACCTGATCGACTTCGAGGCAGGGGCTCAGGTCGCTGGTGCAGGGTTCTATTACTTGAAGAACGAAGCCGTTCTGCTGGAGCTCGCGCTGCAGCAATATGTGCTCAGCTTGTTGATGAAGGAAGGCTTTGTCCCGACGATCACGCCCGACATGGCTCGCACCGAGATTCTGCACGGGGTCGGCTTCATTCCGCGTGGTCCTGAAACGCAGATCTACAGCATCGAGAACACCGATTTGAATCTGGTCGCAACGGCTGAAATCACCTTGGGCGGCATGTATGCCGGTAAGGTCTTGGAAGCCGAGCAGCTGCCGCAGCTGTTCTGTGGGATCAGTCACTGCTACCGCACCGAAGCAGGGGCAGCCGGCCGTGCTTCGCGTGGTCTTTATCGCGTGCATCAGTTCACGAAGGTCGAGATGTTCGCGTTCACGCTGCCAGAAGACAGCGAAGCGACGCTCAACAAGTTCTGCGAACTGGAATGTAAGATTTTCGATGGCTTGAAGATCCCTTATCGCGTGGTCGATACGGCCACCGGCGATCTGGGCGGACCAGCTTACCGCAAGTTCGACCTGGAAGCCTGGATGCCTGGACGTGGCGAAGCAGGCGAATGGGGCGAAGTGACCAGCACGTCGAACTGCACCGACTATCAGGCTCGTCGACTCAACATTCGCTACAAGGTCAAGGGAGAGAAGGG
The window above is part of the Bremerella sp. JC817 genome. Proteins encoded here:
- a CDS encoding chemotaxis protein; its protein translation is MTSQASKIGINTGILLEAGTNEAEILVFEVGGQTFGVNVAKVKEVLGITKVTSLPEGHPSIEGVVRIRQDVVSLINLGHFLYGDAEEAASHETDCLLLLEFNQRPLAFRVNRVHRIYRVSWKATRPLPNTLGMNAPITSVVLIDGKLVQILDFESIGTEVAGISDETLPGVNRIDAPNIPVVFAEDSRMISEMIQDHLQESGFSNIHGFVDGQAAWEYLEALAEDETVDSILDKVGILITDIEMPRMDGFSLAKNLRMHPVLARIPILIFSSLVSKDNQKKGLQVGVDAQVSKPRYGELVEKARQLIGLSELVEA
- the serS gene encoding serine--tRNA ligase, translated to MLDRKFVVENVELVKKNCVNRGVQADVDQVVSLETSRKAKLQEAEEFNRQANEINKSIGKASAEDRPKIVAEGKRLRELKDAASTEVDSLEAQIVDILRIIPNLTHPDAPIGEDDKANLELRRGATEARKFDFPVLDHVELGEKLDLIDFEAGAQVAGAGFYYLKNEAVLLELALQQYVLSLLMKEGFVPTITPDMARTEILHGVGFIPRGPETQIYSIENTDLNLVATAEITLGGMYAGKVLEAEQLPQLFCGISHCYRTEAGAAGRASRGLYRVHQFTKVEMFAFTLPEDSEATLNKFCELECKIFDGLKIPYRVVDTATGDLGGPAYRKFDLEAWMPGRGEAGEWGEVTSTSNCTDYQARRLNIRYKVKGEKGTHFAHTLNGTAIALSRGLIAVLENYQQADGTIEVPEVLRPFMGIDKIGPR
- a CDS encoding dipeptidase; the protein is MPDLKTFLEENREAFVESLKELLRIPSVSTDSRHKGDVKAAAEWVADRFRELNFETQVIPTEGHPIVFAQSPPVPGKPVALVYGHYDVQPPEPLELWTTPPFEPTVRDGNIVARGATDDKGQMLTHVLGAMAWMKSVGELPIQVKFLIEGEEEIGSASLGPFIEQNKELLANDVVVISDCSQFGPGQPAITYGLKGIAYFELKLTGPNRDLHSGTFGGSVRNPANTLCTMLGSLVDEHGWIHIPGFYDDVKPLTGDERENFAELPFDEESFKKQLGIDAVHGEEGYTTLERRWARPTLDINGLTSGYQGEGAKTVLPGVASAKFSCRLVPDQCPDKIAAALREHLTKICPPGMKMELTAHHGSPGFVVSTDSPYIQAAKDAIEQGFGNAPVLIREGGSIPIVANFAEQLKSDVLLLGWGLDDDNTHSPNEKFNLGDFQRGIEASALLWAEIAKITK
- the mtaB gene encoding tRNA (N(6)-L-threonylcarbamoyladenosine(37)-C(2))-methylthiotransferase MtaB → MSDLKLKTLTLGCKVNQYETELVREGLVRGGYRDAVDAESADVCVVNTCTVTNEGDSKSRQAIRRLARDNPNSRIVVMGCYATRAPEELKQLPNVSEVVTDKREIPDLLGRMGVIDIPDGISRFGDRHRAYVKVQDGCLLRCSFCIIPYVRPEMYSRPSTEIVDEVRRLAENGFREIVLTGIHLGHYGVDLNKGKPKTDWVRLAQLMAQLSQIDADFRIRLSSIEATEVTKELIEVMAQYPDKICPHLHISMQSGSDSVLRRMRRRWGSQRFVDRCKLLQDSLDKPSISTDIIVGFPGETEEEFLETCAVSETVGFSKIHIFPFSPRKGTPAAEMIDQVPGDVKSDRRARLAAVEDRTREAYYQSLVGDTLDVLIEAEDRDNPLLATGTSCRYAQTFVDRSKVEIGQRYQVKIDRAASHGIFGSIV
- a CDS encoding ATP-dependent Clp protease adaptor ClpS, whose protein sequence is MGDSNTSVAEPQEETIVRTKSKPKKKPKPKRQPRYHVVLWNDDDHTYEYVILMMHELFGHPVEKGFEIAKTVDADGKAICLTTTKEHAELKRDQIHAYGKDELIARCRGSMSSTIEPEC